The following proteins are co-located in the Pseudomonas sp. ATCC 13867 genome:
- a CDS encoding sensor domain-containing diguanylate cyclase — protein MDRLKSSVSTYLGLGGLLCVLLLASLWLGHELASSERQRVRERLNYQARALAHQLEATLHEQVQGLNLLAQLWTHHDRIPRSEWELNARFYIDNFAGYQSIQWADPELRIRWVEPLQGNETALNYRLTPLSPGYDAAMAARDTGKPRLSDSIELLQGGRGFALYAPVYLRASDGTLRFDGFMEGIFRVGNLMDHLLEQADDHLFSVRLLEHGQPLYVRSQPDSQAEATLRLPLRLLNNRSFELELSPSAALVQSLSTPLPAVVFGTAVAISLLLVAALALALDNARRASALSAGNRLLNLEAEQRQEIEGHLLDSRERLQLVLDLTDSSRDALFIFDVQNRELLHMNRATYSSLGYSAEDFRQLLRDDPERLIPGFFAWLQLVQQANRLNLSMIFQREMQRRDGSLQAAEINTQLTRQGERDYLIAVARDNSERLQLEAQLQKLSQQDGLTGLFNRRYFDRQLQSEWRRLRRADAPLAVLMLDVDHFKRFNDCLGHLAGDDALRRVGGALRSCLQREGDVACRYGGEEFVIILTDTGLEGAAHVAARVHQRIAELAIVHPATELGRLTISIGVAIAKPGQDAEPDQLISQADQALYAAKHRGRNQTCVWPVE, from the coding sequence GAGCAGGTCCAGGGGCTGAACCTGCTGGCGCAGCTCTGGACCCACCACGACCGCATCCCGCGCTCGGAGTGGGAGCTCAACGCGCGCTTCTATATCGACAACTTCGCCGGCTACCAGTCGATCCAGTGGGCCGATCCGGAGCTGCGCATCCGCTGGGTGGAGCCCCTGCAGGGCAACGAGACGGCACTGAACTATCGGCTGACGCCGCTGAGCCCCGGCTATGACGCCGCGATGGCCGCGCGCGATACCGGCAAGCCCCGGCTGAGCGACAGCATCGAGCTGCTCCAGGGCGGCCGTGGTTTTGCCCTCTACGCGCCGGTGTACCTGCGCGCATCCGACGGCACGCTGCGCTTCGACGGCTTCATGGAGGGTATCTTCCGCGTCGGCAACCTGATGGACCATCTGCTGGAGCAGGCCGACGACCACCTGTTCAGCGTGCGCCTGCTGGAGCACGGCCAGCCGCTCTACGTCCGCTCCCAACCCGACAGCCAGGCCGAGGCAACCCTGCGCCTACCGCTACGGCTGCTGAACAACCGCAGCTTCGAACTGGAGCTCAGCCCCAGCGCGGCGCTGGTGCAATCGCTCTCCACACCGCTGCCGGCCGTGGTGTTCGGCACGGCGGTGGCCATCAGCCTGCTGCTGGTCGCCGCCCTCGCCCTGGCGCTGGACAACGCCCGCCGCGCCAGCGCGCTGAGCGCCGGCAACCGCCTGCTCAACCTGGAGGCCGAGCAGCGCCAGGAGATCGAGGGGCACCTGCTCGACAGCCGCGAACGCCTGCAACTGGTTCTCGACCTGACGGACTCCAGCCGCGACGCGCTGTTCATCTTCGATGTGCAGAACCGCGAGCTGCTGCACATGAACCGCGCCACCTACAGTAGCCTCGGCTACAGCGCCGAGGACTTCCGCCAACTGCTGCGCGACGATCCGGAACGCCTGATCCCCGGCTTCTTCGCCTGGCTGCAACTGGTGCAGCAGGCCAACCGGCTGAACCTGTCGATGATCTTCCAGCGCGAGATGCAGCGCCGCGACGGCAGCCTGCAGGCGGCGGAGATCAATACCCAGCTGACCCGCCAGGGCGAGCGCGACTACCTGATCGCCGTGGCCCGCGACAATAGCGAGCGCCTGCAACTGGAAGCCCAGTTGCAGAAGCTGTCGCAACAGGACGGCCTCACCGGCCTGTTCAACCGCCGCTACTTCGACCGCCAGTTGCAGAGCGAATGGCGGCGCCTGCGCCGGGCCGACGCGCCGCTGGCGGTGCTGATGCTCGACGTCGACCACTTCAAGCGCTTCAACGACTGTCTCGGTCACCTGGCCGGCGACGACGCCCTGCGCCGGGTCGGCGGCGCCCTGCGGAGCTGCCTGCAACGCGAAGGGGACGTGGCCTGCCGCTACGGCGGCGAGGAGTTCGTGATCATCCTCACCGACACCGGCCTGGAAGGCGCCGCCCATGTGGCCGCGCGGGTGCACCAGCGGATCGCCGAACTGGCCATCGTCCACCCGGCGACGGAGCTGGGACGGCTGACGATCAGCATCGGCGTGGCCATCGCCAAACCGGGGCAGGACGCCGAGCCCGACCAGTTGATCTCCCAGGCGGACCAGGCGCTGTATGCGGCCAAGCATCGGGGACGGAACCAGACGTGCGTGTGGCCGGTGGAGTGA